Proteins from one Haloarchaeobius litoreus genomic window:
- a CDS encoding NUDIX domain-containing protein gives MNQPPEHCPYCGAPVDPVDSPMVSDAADTPMIYRCESCDDYVFYNPTPGGSVAVIDGDSVLLVEDFRSPGEWKLPSGRIELGETPREGVARELEEETGLAVDPAELVYFFDEAGEPADEQYMVGIDYAVHRSDTTGTVQAASDATDARFFTPDELAASAHELKFTHVQRFGESLEWLVAEATDALEACRPPSSPPR, from the coding sequence ATGAACCAGCCACCCGAGCACTGTCCCTACTGCGGAGCCCCCGTCGACCCCGTCGACTCGCCGATGGTGAGCGACGCTGCGGACACACCGATGATCTACCGCTGCGAGTCGTGCGACGACTACGTGTTCTACAACCCGACGCCGGGTGGGAGCGTGGCGGTCATCGACGGCGACAGCGTCCTGCTGGTCGAGGACTTCCGGTCGCCCGGCGAGTGGAAGCTCCCCTCCGGCCGCATCGAGCTCGGGGAGACGCCGCGGGAGGGCGTCGCCCGGGAACTCGAAGAGGAGACGGGCCTCGCGGTCGACCCGGCGGAGCTCGTCTACTTCTTCGACGAGGCGGGCGAGCCCGCCGACGAGCAGTACATGGTCGGCATCGACTACGCCGTCCACCGGTCAGACACGACCGGCACCGTCCAGGCGGCCTCCGACGCGACCGATGCCCGTTTCTTCACGCCCGACGAGCTGGCGGCCTCGGCGCACGAGCTGAAGTTCACCCACGTCCAGCGCTTCGGCGAGAGTCTGGAGTGGCTGGTCGCGGAGGCGACGGACGCACTCGAAGCGTGTAGACCGCCGTCGTCGCCGCCGCGGTAG
- a CDS encoding PKD domain-containing protein: MSDCSSCPSWALVAGLVAAVVIGGGVLAQPVFAGDGGLGGLGNSFGGTDTATTRTPDAACEISQQYPEPGEPMSIYAFDSRNADSYRYDLDGDGTPDTPFTDDAFYTTNYSEGTYQPVVYAYNASDETSDTAACPEFTVAPNTPPTPQLTYDPSNPTVGGTVQFDATASADDDGEIYYLRWDFGADGSYEVNESVELGIDGRENRTYTTEGPKAVRITVTDNDGDSASTTVEFTVDPESAGPEASFTVSPQPAVAGEPARLDASASSDPDGTIAEYRWDFDGDGSIDETTTYAVVDHPYAYDSTGPGYAVTQLTVVDDDGLTGSTSRDVSIVESAPVAECTVSPSAIEPGGSVTIDASASANAAEYQYDTGGGFGDYTTQSQRTVDYVEEGSYDVRVRVWGRSAERSDTADCGTVTVATDNVPPNAAFTYSPAGPGVGETVTFDASNSTDPDGSIGSYRWDWDADGTIDSTTATPTTTHTFPSDGAYAVRLVVVDDDGATARAFGAVDVNREPGPVARCSVSAREVVVGEPVSISAARSERADDYQFDTGSGSFGDYVTEPTTTTTYPEPGTYSPRVRVLAYPSERSSVVDCPPVDVTTENTPPTAAFAPSSFVVAAGDTVSFDASNATDPDGQVVEYRWDFDGDGTTDAVTAGPTTDHTYDDTANASPMLEVVDDDGATDSVALPLDPAVGPGDEPGGGNDEGFLVPPWWVIPGAGVGAGGGYLLCRTRSTPAPSGGTTGGSPDGDIDIPAHIPGRGSGTKGGIDDYATGTFETPPGGGTVAVTDLDFEPDLVLFTATNNVGRTGDDTVRTDGWTYGTLSRADDGTLTQNAVSVANDARRTGSAVGSGRDGLVLDLLVHDDGSAGALAGRVTKTTSGGFEMSFDGSSLPEDSRDDSVTVMFRAFRTDGDATVETGHFLTPATAGVQSVSLGLDASFVSLTSVNAVHGIDTASATDGAIGVSHGEAVKTPNDAVQQHVANSTLVPETVVRNAYGGYQDRALHLMHGRGEEFGTHTTGRVTELGETMELTYDEVTDTGQGGHLVTYVAVEAADHRTPAIGQFRVPAPDADYPTRVDVGFDPAMVEFTTCNLDALGTDQVVADHAFGFGWSHGVAMPAADGSVSHHLLHGSLAADDVFGRVLPPVAEGAEGQGAATDGGVELGSRTEGQPSAARVLALGDDGTVTGRDDVVVSGVTNTGFEVETRSVSTGRRNTDSEVRPVVFYRAWPKRGEL; the protein is encoded by the coding sequence ATGAGCGACTGTTCGTCCTGTCCGTCCTGGGCACTCGTCGCCGGGCTCGTCGCGGCCGTCGTCATTGGAGGTGGCGTGCTGGCACAGCCGGTCTTTGCGGGGGACGGCGGTCTCGGTGGGCTGGGGAACAGCTTCGGCGGGACCGACACCGCCACGACCCGCACGCCGGATGCCGCCTGCGAGATCTCACAGCAGTACCCCGAACCGGGCGAGCCGATGAGCATCTACGCGTTCGACTCCCGGAACGCCGACAGCTACCGGTACGACCTCGACGGCGACGGCACGCCGGACACCCCGTTCACCGACGACGCGTTCTACACGACGAACTACTCCGAAGGGACCTACCAGCCGGTCGTCTACGCGTACAACGCCTCGGACGAGACGAGCGACACGGCAGCCTGCCCCGAGTTCACCGTCGCACCGAACACGCCGCCGACGCCGCAGCTGACCTACGACCCGTCGAACCCGACCGTCGGCGGCACCGTCCAGTTCGACGCGACCGCCTCGGCGGACGACGACGGCGAGATCTACTACCTCCGATGGGACTTCGGTGCCGACGGCAGCTACGAGGTGAACGAGTCGGTCGAGCTCGGCATCGACGGCCGCGAGAACCGCACCTACACCACCGAGGGCCCGAAGGCAGTGCGGATAACCGTCACGGACAACGACGGCGACAGCGCGAGCACGACGGTCGAGTTCACGGTCGACCCGGAGAGCGCAGGACCGGAGGCGTCGTTCACCGTCTCGCCCCAGCCCGCGGTCGCCGGCGAACCGGCACGGCTCGACGCCTCCGCCTCCAGCGACCCCGATGGGACCATCGCCGAGTACCGCTGGGACTTCGACGGCGACGGCAGCATCGACGAGACGACGACGTACGCCGTGGTCGATCACCCCTACGCCTACGACTCGACCGGACCCGGCTACGCGGTGACTCAGCTCACGGTCGTCGACGACGACGGGCTGACGGGCTCGACGTCACGCGACGTGAGCATCGTCGAGTCGGCGCCGGTCGCCGAGTGCACCGTCTCGCCGTCTGCCATCGAGCCCGGCGGCTCGGTCACCATCGACGCCTCGGCGTCCGCGAACGCCGCCGAGTACCAGTACGACACCGGCGGCGGCTTCGGCGACTACACGACCCAGAGCCAGCGCACCGTCGACTACGTCGAGGAGGGCAGCTACGACGTCCGGGTCCGCGTCTGGGGGAGGAGCGCGGAGCGGAGCGACACCGCCGACTGCGGCACCGTCACCGTCGCCACCGACAACGTCCCCCCGAACGCCGCGTTCACGTACTCGCCCGCGGGCCCGGGCGTCGGCGAGACGGTGACGTTCGACGCCTCGAACTCCACGGACCCCGACGGCAGTATCGGGTCCTACCGCTGGGACTGGGACGCAGACGGCACCATAGACAGCACCACGGCGACCCCCACGACGACCCACACGTTCCCCAGCGACGGCGCCTACGCCGTCCGGCTGGTCGTCGTCGACGACGACGGTGCGACGGCACGCGCGTTCGGCGCGGTCGACGTGAACCGCGAGCCCGGTCCCGTCGCGCGGTGTTCGGTCTCCGCACGCGAGGTGGTCGTCGGTGAGCCGGTTTCCATCTCGGCCGCGCGCTCCGAGCGAGCCGACGACTACCAGTTCGACACCGGCAGTGGGAGCTTCGGCGACTACGTCACCGAGCCGACGACGACGACCACCTACCCCGAACCCGGCACGTACTCGCCCCGCGTCCGGGTGCTCGCGTACCCGAGCGAGCGGTCGTCGGTCGTCGACTGCCCGCCGGTCGACGTGACCACGGAGAACACACCGCCGACGGCCGCGTTCGCACCCTCGTCGTTCGTCGTCGCCGCCGGCGACACGGTCAGCTTCGACGCCTCGAACGCGACCGACCCCGACGGTCAGGTCGTCGAGTACCGCTGGGACTTCGACGGCGACGGCACCACCGACGCGGTGACCGCCGGGCCGACGACCGACCACACCTACGACGACACGGCGAACGCCTCGCCGATGCTCGAGGTCGTCGACGACGACGGCGCGACCGACAGCGTCGCCCTGCCGCTCGACCCCGCGGTTGGGCCGGGCGACGAGCCCGGCGGCGGCAACGACGAGGGGTTCCTCGTCCCGCCGTGGTGGGTCATCCCGGGTGCCGGCGTCGGTGCCGGCGGCGGCTACCTGCTCTGTCGCACCCGGTCGACGCCCGCACCGTCCGGCGGCACCACCGGCGGCTCGCCCGACGGCGACATCGACATCCCCGCACACATCCCCGGACGCGGCTCCGGAACGAAAGGCGGCATCGACGACTACGCGACGGGAACGTTCGAGACGCCGCCCGGCGGCGGCACCGTCGCGGTGACCGACCTCGACTTCGAGCCCGACCTCGTGCTCTTCACCGCGACGAACAACGTCGGCCGCACCGGCGACGACACCGTCCGGACCGACGGCTGGACCTACGGCACGCTCTCGCGGGCCGACGACGGCACGCTGACACAGAACGCCGTCAGCGTCGCCAACGACGCCAGACGAACCGGCAGTGCGGTCGGCTCCGGTCGCGACGGACTCGTCCTCGACCTGCTCGTCCACGACGACGGCAGCGCCGGCGCGCTCGCCGGCAGGGTCACGAAGACGACCAGCGGCGGGTTCGAGATGTCCTTCGACGGCTCGTCGCTCCCCGAGGACAGCCGCGACGACAGCGTCACGGTCATGTTCCGGGCGTTCCGGACCGACGGCGACGCGACCGTCGAGACGGGGCACTTCCTCACCCCGGCGACCGCCGGCGTCCAGTCCGTCTCGCTCGGCCTCGACGCGAGCTTCGTCTCGCTCACGTCGGTCAACGCGGTCCACGGCATCGATACCGCCTCCGCGACCGACGGGGCCATCGGCGTCTCCCACGGCGAGGCCGTGAAGACGCCCAACGACGCGGTCCAGCAGCACGTCGCCAACAGCACGCTCGTCCCCGAGACGGTCGTGCGGAACGCCTACGGCGGCTACCAGGACCGCGCGCTCCACCTCATGCACGGCCGCGGCGAAGAGTTCGGCACACACACCACCGGCCGCGTCACCGAGCTCGGCGAGACGATGGAGCTCACCTACGACGAGGTGACCGACACCGGGCAGGGCGGCCACCTCGTCACCTACGTCGCCGTCGAGGCCGCCGACCACCGCACGCCCGCGATCGGCCAGTTCCGCGTCCCCGCGCCCGACGCCGACTACCCGACCCGCGTCGACGTGGGCTTCGACCCCGCGATGGTCGAGTTCACCACCTGCAACCTCGACGCGCTCGGCACCGACCAGGTCGTCGCCGACCACGCCTTCGGCTTCGGCTGGTCCCACGGCGTCGCCATGCCCGCCGCCGACGGCAGCGTCAGCCACCACCTGCTCCACGGCTCGCTCGCCGCCGACGACGTGTTCGGGCGCGTGCTTCCACCCGTTGCCGAGGGTGCCGAGGGCCAGGGCGCGGCCACCGACGGCGGCGTCGAACTCGGCTCGCGGACCGAGGGCCAGCCATCGGCGGCTCGGGTCCTCGCCCTCGGCGACGACGGCACCGTGACCGGCCGCGACGACGTCGTGGTGTCGGGCGTCACGAACACCGGCTTCGAGGTCGAGACCCGCAGCGTCAGTACCGGACGGCGGAACACCGACAGCGAGGTCAGGCCGGTCGTGTTCTACCGGGCCTGGCCGAAACGAGGTGAGCTATGA
- a CDS encoding CaiB/BaiF CoA transferase family protein, translating into MNPDGQILDGITVVDLTTFVTGGFASLMLANQGAEVIKVERPGVGDDNRHSGPPFIDGESPYFWTINYDKRSVELNLKREEGLAALYDIVAEADVFVQNYRPGTAAKLHVDEESIREVNDDVVYCAISAFGQTGPWSQRPGYDLLVQGMSGIMSVTGEADGRPVKVGLPQTDLITAMWAAFGIVTALYRREVTGEGEYIDLAMLDATLPWLTKQAGKVFAGEQPKRMGTKDPVLAPYQTFETADGHLNVACLNQKLWRGLCDAIGRPELAEDERFETNADRVEHMDELEVELAPSFAERTTDEWMDLLVEDAGIPAGPVNEPEDALYNEQTEARGVMTELSDGERTVPVIEHPLNYGHAESGFDHLPPRLGEHTREVLREVGYDDDRLDELAASGAFGD; encoded by the coding sequence ATGAATCCCGACGGTCAGATACTCGACGGCATCACCGTGGTCGACCTCACGACGTTCGTCACGGGCGGGTTCGCGTCGCTGATGCTCGCCAACCAGGGCGCGGAGGTCATCAAGGTCGAACGGCCCGGCGTCGGCGACGACAACCGCCACTCTGGGCCACCGTTCATCGACGGCGAGTCGCCGTACTTCTGGACCATCAACTACGACAAGCGCAGCGTCGAACTGAACCTCAAGCGCGAGGAGGGGCTCGCCGCGCTGTACGACATCGTCGCCGAGGCGGACGTGTTCGTCCAGAACTACCGGCCTGGGACGGCGGCGAAGCTGCACGTCGACGAGGAGTCCATCCGCGAGGTGAACGACGACGTGGTGTACTGCGCCATCTCGGCGTTCGGCCAGACCGGGCCGTGGAGCCAGCGGCCGGGCTACGACCTGCTCGTGCAGGGGATGAGCGGCATCATGAGCGTCACCGGCGAGGCCGACGGCCGACCCGTGAAGGTGGGGCTGCCACAGACCGACCTCATCACCGCGATGTGGGCCGCGTTCGGCATCGTGACCGCGCTGTACCGGCGCGAGGTGACCGGTGAAGGGGAGTACATCGACCTCGCGATGCTCGACGCGACGCTGCCCTGGCTGACGAAGCAGGCGGGGAAGGTGTTCGCGGGCGAGCAGCCGAAGCGCATGGGCACCAAGGACCCGGTGCTCGCGCCGTACCAGACGTTCGAGACGGCCGACGGTCACCTCAACGTCGCCTGCCTGAACCAGAAGCTCTGGCGCGGGCTCTGTGACGCCATCGGTCGACCCGAACTCGCCGAGGACGAGCGGTTCGAGACGAACGCCGACCGCGTCGAGCACATGGACGAGCTGGAGGTCGAGCTCGCCCCCTCGTTCGCCGAGCGGACCACCGACGAGTGGATGGACCTGCTGGTCGAGGACGCCGGCATCCCCGCCGGGCCGGTGAACGAACCGGAGGACGCGCTCTACAACGAGCAGACCGAAGCCCGGGGCGTGATGACCGAGCTCTCGGACGGCGAGCGGACCGTGCCGGTCATCGAACACCCCCTGAACTACGGCCACGCGGAGAGCGGCTTCGACCACCTCCCGCCGAGACTCGGCGAGCACACCCGCGAGGTGCTCCGGGAGGTCGGCTACGACGACGACCGACTGGACGAGCTCGCCGCTTCGGGCGCGTTCGGCGACTGA
- a CDS encoding TIGR00266 family protein: MEFDIRKRPSNAILQVTMERGESIRAKTGAMVSRSDTMDTEANVGGDGGLGGMVKSAVSSSKDLVTNEFTARESGANVVLAPDHPGDIVAFDLGETGRIKSQSGSTLAWGPNVNKSSAMNEAGNLFSSGQLKVLALDGTGMAFLSAYGSVYEVDVSPGDPAIVDEDHLVAWTDGLNLDRQKDGGIKSTMLGGEGYVSKFSGDGRVWLQTRDPIVFQSMGGGGEEGGDDGGPSVSDFI; encoded by the coding sequence ATGGAGTTCGACATCCGGAAGCGACCCAGCAACGCGATCCTGCAGGTCACGATGGAGCGGGGGGAGTCGATCAGGGCGAAGACCGGCGCGATGGTCAGCCGGAGCGACACGATGGACACCGAGGCCAACGTCGGCGGCGACGGCGGCCTCGGCGGCATGGTCAAGAGCGCCGTCAGCAGCAGCAAGGACCTCGTCACGAACGAGTTCACGGCCCGCGAGTCCGGCGCGAACGTCGTGCTCGCGCCCGACCACCCGGGGGACATCGTCGCGTTCGACCTCGGCGAGACCGGGCGTATCAAGTCCCAGTCCGGCTCCACGCTCGCCTGGGGGCCGAACGTGAACAAGTCCTCGGCGATGAACGAGGCGGGGAACCTGTTCTCCTCGGGCCAGCTGAAGGTGCTCGCGCTCGACGGCACCGGCATGGCGTTCCTCTCGGCGTACGGCTCGGTGTACGAGGTCGACGTCTCGCCGGGCGACCCGGCCATCGTCGACGAGGACCACCTCGTCGCCTGGACCGACGGCCTGAACCTCGACCGCCAGAAGGACGGCGGCATCAAGTCCACGATGCTCGGCGGCGAGGGCTACGTATCGAAGTTCTCCGGCGACGGCCGCGTCTGGCTCCAGACGCGCGACCCCATCGTCTTCCAGAGCATGGGCGGCGGCGGCGAGGAGGGCGGCGACGACGGCGGCCCGAGCGTCTCCGACTTCATCTGA
- a CDS encoding uracil-xanthine permease family protein, producing MSNEDNTDDVDEPPIPEEARAAAGGAEQSDFVEYGIEDKPPLLESIFLGFQHYLTMVGATIAIPLVLAGAMGMPADVTAKLIGTFFVVSGVATLAQTTLGNRYPLVQGGTFSMLAPALAIIGVIASSGGGWETMILELQGAVIVAGIAEIFIGYLGIMGWLKRHMGPIVIAPVIALIGLALFSVPQITSATQNWWLLGLTVLLIVLFSQYLNNYNRAFRLFPVLLALVAAWLVAAVLSFTGIYAAGTAGYINFDTVANADPILAIYPLQWGMPQFTGSFIIGMFAGMLASVIESFGDYHSVARMAGKGAPNAQRVNHGIGMEGIGNTFAGLMGTGNGSTSYTENVGAIGITGVASRYVVQIGAIVMLFVGFVGYFGQLVATIPNPIVGGLFLAMFGQIAAVGLSQLKFVDLDKNRNVFIIGIALFAGLAIPAYMGNVGGASAFQTGLAGEFPFTLLEGVEVAGVSPLGIIATTTFVIGSTGMAVGGIVAFVLDNTIPGTREERGLTTWEDITEDADDFKPFWERMGDGDDERPAPGGD from the coding sequence ATGAGTAACGAAGATAACACGGACGACGTGGACGAACCCCCGATTCCCGAGGAGGCGCGAGCCGCCGCGGGCGGGGCGGAACAGTCCGATTTCGTCGAGTACGGAATCGAAGACAAACCACCCTTGTTGGAGTCCATCTTCCTCGGGTTCCAACACTACCTGACCATGGTCGGCGCGACCATCGCCATTCCGCTTGTACTCGCGGGCGCGATGGGAATGCCGGCCGACGTGACCGCGAAACTCATCGGGACGTTCTTCGTGGTCTCCGGCGTCGCAACCCTGGCACAGACCACACTCGGAAACCGCTACCCGCTCGTACAGGGCGGGACGTTCTCGATGCTCGCACCCGCACTCGCCATCATCGGCGTCATCGCCAGCAGCGGCGGCGGCTGGGAGACGATGATACTGGAGCTACAGGGGGCGGTCATCGTGGCCGGTATCGCCGAGATATTCATCGGATACCTCGGCATCATGGGCTGGCTCAAGCGGCACATGGGCCCCATCGTCATCGCTCCGGTCATCGCCCTCATCGGGCTGGCGCTGTTCAGCGTCCCGCAGATCACCTCGGCTACGCAGAACTGGTGGCTGCTCGGCCTGACGGTGCTGCTGATCGTCCTGTTCTCGCAGTACCTCAACAACTACAACCGGGCATTCCGGCTGTTCCCGGTCCTGCTCGCACTCGTCGCGGCGTGGCTCGTCGCGGCCGTGCTGTCGTTCACCGGCATCTACGCGGCCGGGACGGCCGGCTACATCAACTTCGACACGGTGGCTAACGCCGACCCCATCCTCGCCATCTACCCGCTGCAGTGGGGGATGCCGCAGTTCACCGGCTCGTTCATCATCGGCATGTTCGCCGGGATGCTCGCGTCGGTCATCGAGAGCTTCGGTGACTACCACTCCGTCGCCCGCATGGCCGGCAAGGGTGCACCCAACGCCCAGCGCGTCAACCACGGCATCGGCATGGAGGGCATCGGCAACACGTTCGCCGGCCTTATGGGGACCGGCAACGGCTCGACCTCGTACACGGAGAACGTCGGTGCAATCGGTATCACCGGCGTCGCCTCCCGGTACGTCGTCCAGATCGGTGCCATCGTGATGCTCTTCGTCGGCTTCGTCGGCTACTTCGGCCAGCTGGTCGCGACCATCCCGAACCCCATCGTCGGGGGGCTGTTCCTGGCGATGTTCGGGCAGATCGCGGCGGTCGGCCTCTCGCAGCTGAAGTTCGTCGACCTCGACAAGAACCGGAACGTGTTCATCATCGGCATCGCGCTGTTCGCCGGGCTCGCCATCCCGGCGTACATGGGCAACGTCGGTGGTGCCAGTGCGTTCCAGACCGGGCTGGCGGGCGAGTTCCCGTTCACCCTGCTCGAAGGCGTCGAGGTGGCTGGCGTCTCGCCGCTGGGCATCATCGCGACGACGACGTTCGTCATCGGCAGCACCGGCATGGCCGTCGGGGGCATCGTCGCGTTCGTCCTCGACAACACCATCCCCGGCACCCGCGAGGAGCGCGGGCTGACGACCTGGGAGGACATCACCGAAGACGCGGACGACTTCAAACCGTTCTGGGAGCGCATGGGCGACGGCGACGACGAGCGCCCCGCACCCGGCGGCGACTGA
- a CDS encoding molybdopterin molybdotransferase MoeA: protein MTDDLLSRDRAVEHVLSLRADSLQDRATDSVTPDAVAGRTLAETVDAPADVPPHDYATMDGFAFDAADDYPLTVVGERVTPDDEPPELGSGEAVRIATGAPLPEGATVVVKREDTTDTDGELHGPDLPPGTHVYERGSTVRAGEQVFAAGERLSPKDAVLLDDLGVETVVVRERASVGVVATGTEIHEGSQPDRDSNMLLALARSWGHDATHAGTAPDEPDAVRTLLTDAAETHDVVVSTGGTSVGHGDHVVETLADLGELVVHGVALRPGKPVTVARLPEQDAVAVALPGKPVAAHTTACLVARPLFTGSASLPTLAATATVALDVPETDAIGGEGVEYAVPVRLDAGRATPLGHPDSGLAIYDRTFDPSVLASSTRATRADGLVLTREGFAVDETVAVVPYEALEA from the coding sequence ATGACCGACGACCTCCTCTCGCGCGACCGGGCCGTGGAGCACGTGCTGTCGCTGCGGGCCGACTCCCTCCAAGACCGTGCGACCGACTCCGTCACGCCCGACGCCGTCGCCGGCAGGACCCTCGCCGAGACCGTCGACGCACCCGCCGACGTGCCGCCACACGACTACGCGACGATGGACGGCTTCGCCTTCGACGCGGCCGACGACTACCCGCTCACCGTCGTCGGGGAGCGGGTGACCCCGGACGACGAGCCGCCCGAACTCGGGTCGGGCGAAGCGGTCCGAATCGCCACGGGCGCGCCGCTGCCCGAGGGTGCGACCGTCGTCGTCAAGCGCGAGGACACGACCGACACCGATGGAGAACTCCACGGTCCCGACCTCCCGCCGGGCACACACGTCTACGAGCGCGGGAGCACCGTCCGGGCCGGCGAGCAAGTGTTCGCCGCCGGCGAGCGCCTCTCGCCGAAGGACGCCGTGCTGCTGGACGACCTCGGTGTCGAGACGGTCGTGGTCCGGGAACGCGCGAGCGTCGGCGTCGTCGCGACCGGCACGGAGATCCACGAGGGGAGCCAGCCCGACCGCGACTCGAACATGCTCCTCGCCCTCGCCCGGTCGTGGGGCCATGACGCGACACACGCCGGAACCGCCCCCGACGAACCCGACGCGGTGCGGACGCTCCTGACTGACGCGGCCGAGACCCACGACGTCGTCGTCTCGACGGGCGGGACGAGCGTCGGCCACGGCGACCACGTCGTCGAGACCCTCGCCGACCTCGGCGAACTCGTCGTCCACGGCGTCGCCCTGCGGCCCGGCAAGCCCGTGACCGTCGCCCGCCTCCCCGAACAGGACGCCGTCGCGGTCGCACTGCCCGGCAAGCCGGTCGCCGCCCACACCACCGCCTGTCTCGTCGCGCGGCCGCTGTTCACCGGCTCGGCGTCGCTCCCAACGCTCGCGGCGACGGCGACGGTCGCCCTCGACGTGCCCGAGACGGACGCCATCGGCGGCGAGGGGGTCGAGTACGCCGTCCCGGTCAGGCTCGACGCCGGCCGTGCGACGCCGCTGGGGCACCCGGACTCCGGGCTCGCCATCTACGACCGGACGTTCGACCCGAGCGTGCTGGCGTCGTCCACGCGGGCGACCCGCGCCGACGGGCTCGTGCTCACGCGGGAGGGCTTCGCGGTGGACGAGACGGTCGCCGTGGTGCCGTACGAGGCGCTGGAGGCCTGA
- a CDS encoding CocE/NonD family hydrolase, whose protein sequence is MTDEPRYAVHADLNVMIETRDGTRLATDIYRPADPDTHEPIDDPRPVILDRTPYDKTGGRTRHGEWYASRGYVIAIQDVRGRFDSEGEFYIHVNEATDGADTVEWLAERDYCDGQVATLGTSYGAWVQSALATQDPDGLAGMFVNMGAANGREKTFRHNGAFEQRWLSWAFTLGAGFAHASLADPDVQQVFADVDFREVLKDGPVERGETALATLPGYEEWAFDIMETGSASDDLWQNPGVDFERHYDRSADVPTVYSGGWYDSYTGATCDNFVGLADRKDADHYLLMGPWTHLARLPGGHDHSEQLLFPPLTWEHPTAGDLAFGENATRKYRETRKRFFDHYLRGEDSWDHPRVEYFLMGTGDGHRTEAGNLFHGGEWRSAEEWPPAGTEMTRFYAHGDGSLSTEAPTATDSATTYEFDPDDPVPTIGGNTSSYLTYEPRDEPVGAYPLGDRNIIDFAGRGGYDQRTHEGTFGASEPYGPLADRDDVQVFRTQPLEEPVEIAGPIRVRVFGATDGPDTDFTAKLIDEYPASDDYPGGYALNLSDSICRGRYRGYRDEPDLLDASEVYEFYMEPYDTANRFEAGHRIRLDVSSSNWPRFDVNHNTGGPLYGGDERRVAENTVFHEVDNPTHIELPVQPTE, encoded by the coding sequence ATGACAGACGAACCGCGCTACGCCGTCCACGCCGACCTGAACGTCATGATCGAGACGCGGGACGGCACCAGACTCGCCACGGACATCTACCGGCCCGCCGACCCCGACACCCACGAGCCAATCGACGACCCGCGGCCGGTCATCCTCGACCGGACGCCGTACGACAAGACCGGCGGACGCACCCGCCACGGCGAGTGGTACGCCTCCCGGGGCTACGTCATCGCCATCCAGGACGTGCGCGGCCGGTTCGACAGCGAGGGCGAGTTCTACATCCACGTCAACGAGGCCACGGACGGCGCTGACACCGTCGAGTGGCTCGCCGAGCGGGACTACTGCGACGGGCAGGTCGCCACGCTCGGCACCTCCTACGGCGCGTGGGTCCAGAGCGCGCTCGCCACGCAGGACCCCGACGGCCTCGCCGGGATGTTCGTCAACATGGGCGCTGCCAACGGCCGGGAGAAGACGTTCCGGCACAACGGCGCGTTCGAGCAGCGCTGGCTCTCCTGGGCGTTCACCCTCGGCGCGGGCTTCGCCCACGCATCCCTCGCCGACCCCGACGTGCAGCAGGTGTTCGCGGACGTGGACTTCCGCGAGGTGCTGAAGGACGGTCCCGTCGAGCGCGGCGAGACGGCCCTCGCCACCCTCCCCGGCTACGAGGAGTGGGCGTTCGACATCATGGAGACGGGCAGCGCGAGCGACGACCTCTGGCAGAACCCCGGCGTCGACTTCGAGCGCCACTACGACCGGAGCGCCGACGTGCCCACCGTCTACTCCGGCGGCTGGTACGACTCCTACACGGGCGCGACCTGCGACAACTTCGTCGGGCTCGCCGACCGGAAGGACGCGGACCACTACCTGCTGATGGGGCCGTGGACCCACCTCGCGCGCCTCCCCGGCGGTCACGACCACAGCGAGCAGCTGCTGTTCCCGCCGCTGACGTGGGAGCATCCGACCGCCGGCGACCTCGCGTTCGGCGAGAACGCGACCCGGAAGTACCGCGAGACGCGCAAGCGGTTCTTCGACCACTACCTCCGCGGCGAGGACTCCTGGGACCACCCGCGCGTCGAGTACTTCCTGATGGGCACCGGCGACGGGCACAGGACGGAGGCTGGCAACCTGTTCCACGGCGGCGAGTGGCGCAGCGCCGAGGAATGGCCGCCCGCGGGCACGGAGATGACGAGGTTCTACGCGCACGGCGACGGCAGCCTCTCGACCGAGGCCCCGACCGCCACCGACTCGGCGACGACCTACGAGTTCGACCCCGACGACCCGGTGCCGACCATCGGCGGCAACACCTCCTCGTACCTCACCTACGAGCCCCGCGACGAACCCGTCGGCGCGTACCCGCTCGGCGACCGGAACATCATCGACTTCGCGGGGCGGGGCGGCTACGACCAGCGGACCCACGAGGGGACCTTCGGCGCGAGCGAGCCATACGGCCCCCTCGCGGACCGCGACGACGTGCAGGTGTTCCGGACGCAGCCGCTGGAGGAACCCGTCGAGATAGCCGGCCCCATCCGGGTCCGCGTCTTCGGGGCGACCGACGGCCCCGACACGGACTTCACCGCGAAGCTCATCGACGAGTACCCGGCGAGCGATGACTATCCGGGCGGCTACGCGCTCAACCTCTCGGACTCCATCTGCCGCGGGCGCTACCGGGGCTACCGCGACGAGCCGGACCTGCTCGACGCCAGCGAGGTGTACGAGTTCTACATGGAGCCGTACGACACCGCGAACCGGTTCGAGGCGGGTCACCGCATCCGGCTCGACGTCTCCTCCTCGAACTGGCCGCGCTTCGACGTGAACCACAACACCGGCGGGCCGCTGTACGGCGGCGACGAGAGGCGTGTCGCCGAGAACACCGTCTTCCACGAGGTCGACAACCCGACGCACATCGAACTGCCGGTGCAGCCGACGGAGTGA